In the genome of Hymenobacter cellulosivorans, one region contains:
- a CDS encoding peptidylprolyl isomerase, with product MHKRILYAGPLAAALLAAGCQTTKSVTTAKQPVIETLGTHEVPAGEFAYVYRKNNGTAPEFGTRASVQEYLDLYTNFKLKVLEAEQRGLDTTQAFKRELEGYKQQLAQPYLTEKSVTDQLVREAYDRMSKEVSASHILIRLAPDAAPADTLTAYNKIMALRQRVTGGEDFNQVAAQTSEDPSARDNGGKLGYFTAMQMVYPFESAAYRTKVGEVSQPVRTRFGYHIIKVNDVRTAQGEIKVAHLMIRATPNMPKADSVTAKKKIDEIYSRLQRKEPWDKLVAQFSEDAGSAANGGELPPFGTGRMIPSFEEAAFRLKNSGDLSVPVQTPYGWHIIKLIEKQPVPKFEDMEASLKSKVSKDSRSELNRAAFLKRIRTENQFTENKASKDFVFAKADTSLVNGRFKYTAPAAPAKASKTVGDNTPLFTIKGKPYLAKDFLTYVQQNQRAKAGADPKFSMQQLYDQYVDQTLTDFEKANLETKYEDYRMLVKEYRDGILLFQLMDEKVWSKAIEDSVGLQKFFTENQSKYQWEPRVQGTVISAATPELLKQAQAQLKSGRYEVKRVVPQTVSFLPGKVTMPKAALLNLERLANRLATDTTLTLTVTGHPKRGEAASLATSRAAKVKSYLVAKGALARRITTVPSKTATADGAAVLALTSTNPTALEESLNEQNPLAVQIQQRSFQKGDNKVVDELLSKGPGTYSVNKDGRYYAVTIDKVLPAGPKTLAEARGQATSDYQNFLEKQWISQLREQYPVKVNQPEVDKLVTK from the coding sequence ATGCACAAACGCATTTTGTACGCCGGCCCGCTGGCCGCTGCACTGCTGGCCGCTGGCTGCCAGACTACCAAATCAGTTACCACCGCCAAACAACCCGTTATCGAAACGCTCGGCACCCACGAGGTGCCCGCTGGGGAGTTTGCCTATGTGTATCGCAAGAACAACGGTACCGCGCCCGAGTTTGGCACCCGGGCCAGCGTCCAGGAATACCTGGACCTGTACACCAACTTCAAGCTTAAAGTGCTGGAAGCTGAGCAGCGCGGCCTCGACACCACCCAGGCTTTTAAGCGCGAGTTGGAAGGCTATAAGCAGCAGCTAGCTCAGCCCTACCTAACGGAAAAAAGCGTTACTGACCAGCTGGTGCGCGAAGCCTACGACCGGATGAGCAAAGAGGTAAGCGCTTCTCACATCCTGATTCGCCTGGCTCCCGACGCGGCTCCAGCCGATACGCTGACGGCCTACAACAAGATCATGGCCCTACGCCAGCGCGTGACCGGTGGCGAGGACTTCAACCAGGTTGCAGCCCAGACGTCGGAAGACCCTTCGGCCCGCGATAATGGCGGCAAACTGGGTTATTTCACGGCTATGCAGATGGTGTACCCGTTTGAGTCGGCCGCGTACCGCACCAAGGTGGGCGAAGTATCGCAGCCGGTGCGCACCCGCTTTGGCTACCACATCATCAAGGTGAATGATGTGCGCACGGCCCAGGGCGAAATCAAAGTGGCCCACCTCATGATTCGGGCTACGCCCAACATGCCCAAAGCCGACTCGGTGACGGCCAAGAAGAAAATCGACGAAATCTACAGCCGCCTGCAGCGTAAGGAGCCCTGGGACAAGTTGGTAGCCCAGTTTTCGGAAGATGCCGGCTCGGCGGCCAATGGTGGCGAGCTGCCACCCTTCGGCACCGGCCGCATGATTCCGTCTTTTGAGGAAGCCGCTTTCCGCCTCAAGAACTCCGGCGATTTGTCGGTGCCCGTGCAGACGCCCTACGGCTGGCACATCATCAAGCTGATTGAGAAGCAGCCCGTGCCCAAGTTCGAGGACATGGAGGCGTCGCTGAAAAGCAAGGTGTCGAAAGACTCCCGCTCGGAGCTCAACCGCGCCGCTTTCCTGAAGCGGATTCGGACCGAAAACCAGTTTACCGAGAATAAAGCCAGTAAGGATTTTGTGTTTGCCAAGGCCGATACGTCCCTGGTTAACGGCCGCTTCAAATACACAGCTCCGGCTGCACCAGCCAAGGCCAGCAAGACCGTAGGCGACAACACGCCACTGTTTACCATCAAGGGCAAGCCATATCTGGCCAAGGATTTCCTGACGTACGTGCAGCAAAACCAGCGCGCCAAGGCCGGAGCTGACCCCAAGTTCAGCATGCAGCAGCTCTACGACCAGTACGTCGACCAGACGCTGACCGACTTTGAAAAGGCTAACCTGGAAACCAAGTACGAAGACTACCGCATGCTCGTGAAAGAGTACCGCGACGGTATTCTGCTGTTCCAGCTCATGGACGAAAAGGTGTGGTCAAAGGCCATTGAGGACTCGGTAGGGTTGCAGAAGTTCTTTACTGAGAACCAGAGCAAGTACCAGTGGGAGCCCCGCGTGCAGGGTACCGTTATCAGCGCGGCCACGCCCGAGCTGCTCAAGCAAGCCCAGGCGCAGCTGAAGTCCGGCCGCTACGAAGTAAAGCGCGTAGTGCCCCAAACGGTAAGCTTCCTGCCCGGTAAAGTGACCATGCCCAAGGCGGCCCTGCTTAATCTGGAACGCCTGGCCAACCGCCTGGCCACTGACACGACCCTGACTCTTACAGTTACGGGTCACCCCAAGCGCGGGGAAGCCGCTAGCCTGGCAACCTCACGTGCGGCCAAAGTAAAATCGTATCTGGTAGCCAAAGGGGCCTTGGCACGGCGCATCACGACGGTGCCCAGCAAGACCGCTACTGCCGATGGCGCCGCCGTACTGGCCCTGACCAGCACCAACCCCACGGCTCTGGAGGAAAGCCTCAATGAGCAGAACCCGCTGGCCGTGCAGATTCAGCAGCGCAGCTTCCAGAAAGGCGACAACAAGGTGGTGGATGAGCTCCTGAGCAAAGGCCCCGGCACTTACAGCGTTAACAAAGACGGGCGCTACTACGCCGTAACTATCGATAAGGTGCTACCCGCTGGTCCCAAAACGCTGGCCGAAGCCCGTGGCCAAGCTACTTCCGATTACCAGAACTTCCTGGAAAAGCAGTGGATTTCGCAGCTGCGTGAGCAGTACCCGGTGAAAGTCAACCAGCCCGAAGTCGACAAGCTGGTTACTAAATAG
- a CDS encoding peptidylprolyl isomerase has product MIQFVRTSARVALLGMGLLAGTVSTSFAQLGIGRPVGRQIADAIIVKVDNQIVLRSDLEIAYAQQVQQAQGKPLPPDLRCKILQSIVLNKLMLAKAETDSVVVEDSQVKNELDRRMAYFVQQIGSEKKLEEYYNKPLKQLKDDLRPQVKEQLIQQKMQETIAGKVTVTPREVRQYFNRIPKDSLPYYSTEVEVGQIVKLAQVNPKAKQETIAKLNDLRARIQGGESFETLAKQYSEDPGSGSQGGYLGFFKRRELVPEYEAAALKLEPGQLSPIVESQFGFHLIQLIERKGDSYSTRHILLKPAAGGNDVNEAAKQLTKLRRRILGDSISFAKAAKEMSDDKPTSGNGGLLANRQDGGNYLPLDKLDPAIFFTIDTMKVGHITPPLPYRTDDGKDAMRIIWLKSNTPPHQANLKDDYQKIAQAALNEKKNKALDEWFLKNRGSVYLEADPQYADCKLLDAVY; this is encoded by the coding sequence ATGATTCAATTCGTTCGTACGTCGGCCCGCGTGGCCCTGCTTGGCATGGGTTTGCTGGCCGGCACCGTTAGTACAAGTTTCGCCCAGCTTGGCATTGGGCGCCCCGTCGGTCGGCAGATTGCGGATGCTATTATTGTGAAGGTCGACAACCAGATTGTGTTGCGTTCCGACCTGGAAATTGCCTACGCCCAGCAGGTGCAGCAGGCTCAGGGCAAGCCCTTGCCCCCCGATTTGCGCTGCAAAATCCTGCAAAGCATCGTGCTCAACAAGCTGATGCTGGCCAAGGCCGAAACCGACTCCGTAGTGGTCGAGGACAGCCAAGTAAAGAATGAGTTGGACCGCCGCATGGCCTATTTCGTGCAGCAGATTGGCTCTGAGAAAAAGCTGGAGGAGTATTATAACAAGCCCCTCAAGCAGCTCAAGGACGACCTGCGCCCCCAGGTGAAAGAGCAGCTGATTCAGCAGAAGATGCAGGAAACCATTGCCGGTAAGGTCACCGTGACTCCGCGCGAGGTACGCCAGTACTTCAACCGGATTCCCAAAGACAGCCTGCCTTATTATTCTACCGAGGTAGAAGTAGGCCAGATTGTGAAGCTGGCGCAGGTAAATCCCAAGGCCAAGCAGGAAACCATTGCCAAGCTCAACGACCTCCGCGCCCGAATTCAGGGTGGGGAAAGCTTCGAAACCCTGGCCAAGCAATATTCTGAAGACCCCGGCTCCGGGTCGCAGGGCGGCTACCTGGGCTTCTTCAAGCGCCGGGAGCTGGTGCCCGAGTACGAAGCCGCCGCTCTGAAGCTGGAGCCCGGTCAACTTTCGCCCATCGTGGAGTCGCAGTTCGGCTTTCACCTGATTCAGCTCATTGAGCGCAAAGGCGACAGCTACAGCACCCGTCACATTCTGCTCAAGCCCGCCGCGGGTGGCAACGACGTCAACGAAGCAGCCAAGCAGCTGACTAAGCTGCGCCGCCGCATCCTAGGCGACAGTATCTCGTTTGCCAAGGCGGCCAAGGAAATGTCGGACGATAAGCCAACCAGCGGTAATGGCGGCTTGCTGGCCAACCGTCAGGATGGCGGCAACTACCTGCCCCTCGATAAGCTTGATCCGGCCATCTTCTTCACCATCGACACGATGAAAGTGGGCCACATTACCCCGCCCCTGCCCTACCGCACCGACGATGGCAAGGATGCCATGCGCATTATCTGGCTTAAATCGAACACGCCGCCCCACCAGGCCAACCTGAAGGACGACTACCAGAAAATTGCCCAGGCGGCCCTGAACGAAAAGAAAAACAAGGCGCTGGACGAGTGGTTCCTTAAAAACCGCGGCTCCGTATACCTCGAAGCCGACCCGCAGTACGCCGACTGCAAACTACTGGACGCGGTTTATTAA
- a CDS encoding AAA family ATPase, which yields MRTFSSDKEAADALAASYRTLRQEIGKVIIGQDEVVRLVLTAVFSQGHCLLVGVPGLAKTLLIQTIADSLDLSFNRIQFTPDLMPSDIVGSETMNQQRDFQFVKGPVFANIVLADEINRTPPKTQAALLESMQEYSVTVAGKRYPLERPFFVLATQNPIEQEGTYPLPEAQLDRFMFNIELGYPSYEAELQIVKNTTSDKKPSVSKILHSDDIQAYQQLVRRVPVADNVVEYAVSLVHKTRPNTDRASARVNQLLEWGAGPRASQHLIVGAKCNALLNGKYSPDIEDVKAIAGPILRHRLVRNFKAEAEGISIDQIVKELL from the coding sequence ATGCGCACTTTCTCTTCTGATAAAGAAGCCGCCGATGCCCTGGCAGCCTCCTACCGTACGCTGCGCCAGGAAATTGGCAAGGTCATTATTGGCCAGGATGAGGTTGTCCGGCTGGTACTGACGGCCGTTTTTTCCCAGGGCCACTGCCTGCTGGTGGGCGTACCGGGTCTGGCCAAAACCTTGCTGATTCAGACCATTGCCGACTCGCTCGATTTGTCGTTCAACCGGATTCAGTTCACACCCGACCTGATGCCGTCCGACATCGTGGGCTCGGAAACGATGAACCAGCAGCGCGACTTCCAATTTGTGAAAGGTCCCGTGTTTGCCAATATCGTGTTGGCTGATGAAATCAACCGGACGCCGCCCAAAACCCAGGCCGCCCTGCTGGAAAGCATGCAGGAATACTCCGTAACGGTGGCCGGTAAGCGCTACCCGCTGGAGCGCCCGTTCTTCGTATTGGCCACCCAAAACCCGATTGAGCAGGAAGGCACCTATCCGTTGCCCGAGGCCCAGCTAGACCGGTTTATGTTCAACATTGAATTGGGCTACCCCAGCTACGAGGCCGAGTTGCAGATTGTGAAAAACACGACGTCCGACAAAAAGCCGAGCGTCAGCAAAATCCTGCATTCCGACGATATTCAGGCCTATCAGCAATTGGTACGTCGGGTGCCCGTAGCCGACAACGTGGTGGAATACGCCGTGAGCCTGGTGCACAAAACCCGGCCCAACACCGACCGGGCTTCGGCCCGCGTCAATCAGCTCTTGGAATGGGGTGCCGGGCCGCGGGCCTCACAGCACCTGATTGTAGGCGCCAAGTGCAATGCCCTGCTCAACGGCAAATACTCCCCCGATATTGAGGATGTGAAAGCCATTGCCGGTCCGATCTTGCGCCACCGCCTGGTGCGCAACTTCAAGGCCGAAGCCGAAGGTATCAGCATCGACCAAATCGTCAAGGAGCTCCTTTAG
- a CDS encoding SDR family NAD(P)-dependent oxidoreductase, protein MTRRLEGKVAIVTGGGAGIGEAISKKFAREGAAVVVVGFAEDPVGDVVEEIVAAGGRALAFTGDISNQATAEACVQQAVSQFGKLDVLVNNAGVFPATDELDKYPVEAFEYMIKNNIYTVFHMSRAALPYLQKTRGNIISAGSEAGQMGSPNITPYGGTKAWVMTFSKGLAVEQAKYGVRVNCVGPGPIDTAWTHKETGPMDKKMEKNTVEGVPMGRRGTPEEVANVYLFLASDEASYVTGATYFVDGGVTSSKSLSGEEVPSELKKEPAGELVLNHSQDGHAEIRSEDGGHMSS, encoded by the coding sequence ATGACCAGAAGATTAGAAGGCAAAGTAGCTATTGTTACCGGCGGTGGCGCCGGTATTGGCGAGGCCATCAGCAAGAAATTTGCCCGGGAGGGCGCCGCCGTAGTTGTCGTTGGCTTTGCCGAAGACCCCGTGGGCGACGTAGTAGAGGAAATCGTGGCTGCCGGGGGACGGGCGCTGGCCTTCACCGGTGATATTTCCAACCAAGCCACCGCCGAAGCCTGTGTGCAACAAGCCGTAAGTCAGTTTGGAAAGCTCGATGTGCTGGTCAATAACGCCGGCGTGTTTCCCGCCACCGACGAGCTGGACAAGTACCCGGTAGAGGCATTCGAGTACATGATTAAAAACAACATCTACACCGTGTTTCATATGAGCCGGGCCGCCCTGCCCTATCTGCAAAAGACGCGGGGCAACATCATTTCGGCGGGCTCGGAAGCGGGGCAGATGGGTTCCCCCAACATCACGCCCTACGGCGGGACCAAGGCCTGGGTCATGACGTTTTCCAAGGGCCTGGCCGTGGAGCAGGCCAAGTACGGCGTGCGCGTCAACTGCGTGGGACCGGGGCCTATTGATACAGCCTGGACGCACAAGGAAACCGGGCCGATGGACAAAAAGATGGAAAAGAACACGGTGGAAGGCGTCCCGATGGGCCGCCGCGGCACCCCCGAGGAAGTGGCCAACGTGTACCTGTTCCTAGCCTCCGACGAAGCCAGCTACGTGACGGGCGCAACCTACTTCGTGGATGGCGGTGTGACGTCTTCTAAGAGCCTGTCCGGCGAAGAAGTGCCGAGCGAGCTGAAAAAGGAGCCGGCTGGGGAGCTGGTTTTAAACCACTCCCAGGATGGGCACGCCGAAATCCGCTCCGAGGATGGCGGCCACATGAGCAGCTAA
- a CDS encoding GNAT family N-acetyltransferase has product MSIAELPQAPSRTPIRTSRLMLRPYEPTDAEDFFAVIDQNRLRLRPAFPSRVAAVQTLADARQVLLGYSQDWTSRRLLVLGIWHAESGAYLGDISLKPVWGRAVTAEIGYYLAAEAEGQGYAQEALAATVAFGFSKPLGATRLDIRCYATNPRSCAVAERIGFRRLPARPRLWPQRNQPEIYYYSLSAEAA; this is encoded by the coding sequence ATGAGTATTGCTGAGCTGCCCCAAGCCCCTTCCCGTACGCCGATCCGCACGTCGCGCCTCATGCTCCGCCCCTATGAGCCCACCGACGCCGAGGACTTTTTTGCCGTCATCGACCAGAACCGGCTGCGGCTGCGGCCGGCCTTTCCCTCCCGTGTAGCCGCCGTCCAGACCTTGGCCGATGCCCGGCAGGTCCTGCTGGGCTACTCCCAGGACTGGACCTCGCGCCGCTTGCTGGTACTGGGTATCTGGCACGCCGAGTCGGGCGCTTACTTGGGGGATATCAGCCTCAAGCCTGTGTGGGGCCGTGCCGTTACAGCTGAAATCGGCTACTACCTAGCTGCCGAAGCCGAGGGTCAGGGTTATGCCCAGGAAGCTCTGGCCGCCACCGTAGCCTTCGGATTTAGCAAACCCCTGGGTGCTACCCGCCTCGATATCCGCTGCTACGCCACGAATCCGCGCAGCTGCGCCGTAGCCGAGCGAATTGGCTTCCGGCGGCTACCAGCCCGGCCCCGGCTGTGGCCACAGCGCAATCAGCCGGAAATTTACTACTACAGCCTATCAGCCGAGGCGGCCTAA